Below is a genomic region from Bacillaceae bacterium S4-13-56.
TTATTAAAGATAGCGGGTTAAAAGTAAAAACTCAAATTCAAGATGATCAGATTCGTGTCACTGGTAAAAATCGTGATGATCTTCAAGAGGTCATTGCAGCAATCCATGGAGCTGATCTTTCCATAGATGTGCAGTTTATAAATTATAGATAAGAAATGTGCGATCGGGAGAAACCTTTTTCACCAACTAAGGGGGATTTTGCATGGTTATTCAAGCAAATATGTCAACGAAAGCGATTGTAGGTATTTGGGAAAATACCATAGAGATATTTAAACAATATCAAATCCCATTAGGGAACGAACCATTAGAATCATTTATGGAACAGGATGCTCTTGAAGAGCTTCTCGCGGAGCTCAATGATGCGGTTGGAAGTTCATCAGATACTTGTGTGAACGGTGGTTGAATTATATCACATAAAAAAGAGTAGGATACTCTTTCTAAAAATCTAGTCATTTGGCTAGATTTTTTTCTGTTTGAAAGTGATTTAACCAGAAATAATAATATAATGTATGATTCCTCACGCTACACGCACAATAATTAAAAAAAGTAATTGGAGTGGTTTTAATGGATCAAGAGCATCTAGAGCAACTCGGTGATCAATTAAGAAGGGTTGGACATCGTCGAAGAGAGCTCGTTGAACAAACGTATCAAGAGGTTCAAGAAGGAGATGGACGATCGTCTAAGGAGTTGTATCGAGAATTGAGCCAAATTTCAGATCAAGCGATACAAATTATAGAGCGGCAAAAAGAAATGTTTGATGAAGAAGTGAGCAGAATTCAATAAAAAATAAGTGTTCCAGATAAGATTATATGCCCAAGGGCAGCTGGATCTTTATTATCCCGCATGAACGAGCAGTAATACCCCACCTCAAGTCTTAAGAGAAACGAAAAGAGTAGGAGGGATATTACTGCTCGTTCATGTCCAATTGTTTAATCCCCTTGGGTGCATACAATCAGTGGGGGAGGCCTCTGATTGAAGTTTCACTTTATATTACTTCAAATACTTGGAGCACCACAAACCAACGATTCAACAGTGGTACTTCGTATTTGACTTCACTCTTATCTCACACCTAAAGGAGTGGATTTTCCTGCTTGTGAAATCTGTAAAGTTGCTATTATAGTCCAATGATGGTTAAGTTCATCTGAAAAAGTATTGTAAGGGTATATTCCTGGTGTTTTATGGAGAATATCAGTGGTAGGAGGGTTTGTCTATGTATAAGGAACATGAACGTAAATTGTTTTGGTTGACCCTTGTTGTAGCGGTTATTATGGGACTAGCGTTATTTGGAAGAATTTTTCAAGGTTAAGAATACAAGGAGTTAATTTTAGATCAAAAGTAAAAGGAGTATACGCCATGGGGAATGAGGAATCGGTGTTTTTCAGTCGTGCTTTGACGGAATTGACATTATCTTTTCATATTATTTTTGCGACCATTGGGGTAGGGATCCCGCTCATGATTTTTATTGCCCAATGGGTGGGAATTAAAAAGCAAGATGAACATTACATATTGCTTGCACGACGATGGACGCGTGGTTTTGTGATTACAGTTGCTGTAGGGGTTGTTACTGGGACGGCAATTGGACTACAGCTCTCCTTGTTATGGCCAAATTTCATGGAACTAGCGGGAAATGTAATTGCGCTGCCGCTTTTTATGGAAACATTTGCATTTTTCTTTGAGGCCATTTTTCTTGGGATTTATCTGTACACATGGGATCGTTTTGAAAATCAGAAAAAACATCTGTTATTGCTCATTCCAGTAGCTATAGGGGCTTCATTTTCAGCCGTTTTTATTACCATTGTTAACGCATTTATGAATGCTCCACAAGGCTTTGAATTAGCAAGTGAAGGACTGATCAATGTTCAACCACTAGTTGCCATGTTTAATCCGGCTATGCCAACAAAGGTGGCACATGTATTAGCCACGTCTTACATGACTTCAGCATTTGTTCTTGCATCCATTGGAGCAGTTAGGATTCTGAAAGGCTCAAATCATATATACCATAAGAAAGCTCTCTTTTTAACAATGAAGCTTGCTTTAGTATTTTCCGTAGCGTCAGCTGTGATTGGGGATTTTTCCGGGAAATATCTCGCGGAATATCAGCCGGAAAAATTGGCAGCGTATGAGTGGCACTTTGAAACGGAGGAAGGGGCAGATCTGATACTTTTTGGGGTCCTCGAAAATGGGGAAGAGGTTAAGTATGAATTAAGAATTCCTTACGGATTGAGTATCCTTGCTCATGGAACACCGAATGCAGAGGTTATTGGACTAGAAGAATTTCCTGAAGATGAGATTCCTCCACTATATATCCATACATTGTTTGACATCATGGTTTCGATTGGAATGGGGCTTACTTTAATCTCTGCATTATATGTATTAGGGGTGTGGATTAACAGAAAATTTGTATATTCTCGTTGGTTCTTAAGAGCTCTATCGATCACTGGAATCTTATCAATGATTGCAATTGAAGCTGGGTGGTGGTTAGCGGAAGTCGGACGACAACCGTGGATATTACGTGGAATTATGAAAACCGAGGAAGCAGCGACTACTAGCGGGCAGGTGGATCTGATGCTTCTCATATTTGCTGTCCTCTATTTGGTTCTTGGAACGGGAAGTGTAATTGTTCTGACTAGAATGTTCCGTAGAAATCCTGTTGAGCAAGAACTCGCCGATCGGGAACGGGAAGGAAGGTGAGAAAGTATGTATGAAAATATTGGGATTTTCGTTCTCTGGTTATTTTTATTTGGCTATGTAATTGTGGCATCCATTGATTTTGGAGCAGGTTTCTTTAATGCCTACAGCATACTTCGAAAAAAACAACATATCTTGACTGCTATTATTCAACGATATTTGTCACCTGTTTGGGAGGTGACAAATGTATTTCTCGTCTTCTTTTTTGTAGGAATTGTAGGCTTTTTTCCAAAAACAGCATACTATTATGGGACCTCGTTACTAGTCCCTGCAAGTATAGCAATAGTTTTATTGGCAATTCGCGGGTCCTATTATGCCTTCACTACTTATGGGGGACTTCAGCACAAAGTGTGGACTTATCTTTATGGTATGTCAGGCCTTTTTATTCCAGCCTCCCTGTCCATTGTATTAACAATTTCGGAGGGGAATTTTATTATAGAAAGTCCCAACGTTGGAATATCACTGGATTATTGGGCCCTTTTCACAAGTCCTCTCACTTGGAGTATCGTCGTCCTAAGTTTAACCTCAGTTTTATATATATCCTCCGTTTTTCTAACGTGGTATGCGAATAAAGCAGGGGATATGCAGGCTACAGATCTTTTGCGAAAATATGCCATAGTATGGGCTGGGCCTGCGATCCTTACAGCAACTGGAATAATTGTGGAGCTTCGTACTCATAACCCTATTCACTATGGACGGATCATAGATGTATGGTGGATGTTTGGGATATCCTTTTTGTTTTTTGTAGGAACCGTCTATCTATTATGGAAAAAAACAGCATATGGTTTAGCGTTCTGGCTTCTTATCGGACAATTCTTCACTGCATTCTTTGCTTACGGAATTTCTCATTATCCCTATTTGTTATATCCTTACTTAACGATAAATGACAGTTTTACAAGCGAAGGAATGGCAATAGCGCTAATCATTGCATTTGTATTAGGTCTTTGTCTACTAGTGCCATCACTATTCTTATTGTTACGATTATTTTTGTTTAATAAGGAATATGTTCGTGGAAATAGCAACGATCATACATAGAAATGAGGTGAATGTTGATAATGGATGATTTTCTCCATTTTTATTCTCCATTTATAGTTTTATTTTTATCTCTAGTAGTCGCATTTTGGATGGCGGGGAAGGATGATTTTCTATAG
It encodes:
- a CDS encoding cytochrome d ubiquinol oxidase subunit II — translated: MYENIGIFVLWLFLFGYVIVASIDFGAGFFNAYSILRKKQHILTAIIQRYLSPVWEVTNVFLVFFFVGIVGFFPKTAYYYGTSLLVPASIAIVLLAIRGSYYAFTTYGGLQHKVWTYLYGMSGLFIPASLSIVLTISEGNFIIESPNVGISLDYWALFTSPLTWSIVVLSLTSVLYISSVFLTWYANKAGDMQATDLLRKYAIVWAGPAILTATGIIVELRTHNPIHYGRIIDVWWMFGISFLFFVGTVYLLWKKTAYGLAFWLLIGQFFTAFFAYGISHYPYLLYPYLTINDSFTSEGMAIALIIAFVLGLCLLVPSLFLLLRLFLFNKEYVRGNSNDHT
- a CDS encoding cytochrome ubiquinol oxidase subunit I, whose amino-acid sequence is MGNEESVFFSRALTELTLSFHIIFATIGVGIPLMIFIAQWVGIKKQDEHYILLARRWTRGFVITVAVGVVTGTAIGLQLSLLWPNFMELAGNVIALPLFMETFAFFFEAIFLGIYLYTWDRFENQKKHLLLLIPVAIGASFSAVFITIVNAFMNAPQGFELASEGLINVQPLVAMFNPAMPTKVAHVLATSYMTSAFVLASIGAVRILKGSNHIYHKKALFLTMKLALVFSVASAVIGDFSGKYLAEYQPEKLAAYEWHFETEEGADLILFGVLENGEEVKYELRIPYGLSILAHGTPNAEVIGLEEFPEDEIPPLYIHTLFDIMVSIGMGLTLISALYVLGVWINRKFVYSRWFLRALSITGILSMIAIEAGWWLAEVGRQPWILRGIMKTEEAATTSGQVDLMLLIFAVLYLVLGTGSVIVLTRMFRRNPVEQELADREREGR